CGGCGACGTCATCGTCGAATACCAGCGTGAGAAGATAGAGGATACCAACCATTTGCGCAACCTCGTCGCCGCGACCGATGTCGGCGCTGTGGCCGATGTCAAGGTAATCCGCGAAGGCCGGGAAAAAACGCTGAAGGTTAAAATCGGCGAGCTGCCGGAAGAAGAAGCGGTAATAGGGCGTCAATTCGGCGAAGGCTCGGAACGCGACGTGGGTTTTAGCGTGAGCAATCTGACGCCCTCCGTGAGGAAACAACTGGGTCTGCCGGAAACCCAGGAGGGCGTCGTCGTCCGCGACGTTAAGAAGACGAGCGACGCTTTCCAAAAAGGGCTCCGCGAGGGCGACGTCGTTGTAGAGGTTAACCGGGCCCGGGTCTCAAGCGTGGGCGACTTCAACGGCGTCATCTCGCGGGTTGGGGCCGGCGACGAAGTCCTCCTCCTGGTTATAACCGAGGGCCATACGAGGTACGTAACTTTCGAGATGGAAAAATAATACATTATGGCCTCGAGGATAACTCGCGACTACTACGAGGTCCTGGGCGTACCCCGCGACGCCCCGCTCGAGGAGATCAAGAGGGCTTACCGTCGCCTCGCGTTGCAATACCATCCCGACCGCAACCCGTCGCCCGAAGCGACGGAGAAATTCAAAGAGGCTTCGGAAGCCTTCGAAGTCCTGGCCGACCGCGACAAGCGGCGCACCTACGACGCGTACGGACACGAAGGGCTGCAAGGCCGCGGTTACGGCGGCATCGCCGATATCGACGACGTCTTCGAGCGCTTTTTCTCCGCCGGCGGCCTTTTCGGCGACTTGTTGTCGGATTTGTTCGGGGCCCGGCCTACGCGCCGCCGCCGGAGGCCCAGGCGGGGTTCCGACCTCTTGACTAGCGTCACGCTCGAGTTCGAGGAGGCCGCTCGCGGCGCCGTTCGCGAGGTCGAAGTCGAGCGACTGCGTACGTGCGGCGGCTGCGACGGCACGGGCGGCGTCGGCGGCAAACCCCCTGAACCGTGCCCGGTTTGCCACGGCGCCGGCGAGGTCGTCCAGCGGCACGGCTTCTTCAGCGTAGGCATGCCTTGTCCTCGCTGCGGGGGCGAAGGCGAGGTAATGGGGGAGGCGTGCGAAAAGTGCGGCGGCCGGGGCGTCCGGCTCGAGCGCCGCGCGATTAAAGTCGACGTCCCCGCGGGCGTAGACGACGGCATGCGCGTACGCCTTGTGGGCGAGGGTGAGAGCGGCCGCTACAGCGGCCCCCCCGGGGACTTGTACGTAGAGGTGCGCGTCAAACCCCATAAAATATTTAAACGCGACCGCGACGATGTTCTGTACGAACTCGAGATAACGCCGCCGCGCGCGGCCTTGGGCGGCGACGTGGTCGTGCCGACGCTCGCCGGCGAGGAGAAGGTTAAAGTGCGGGCCGGCAGCCGGGACGGCGACGCTATAAGGATAAAGGGGGCCGGCGTCCCGCGCCCGGGCACGAAAACGGTGGGCGACCAGGTGGTAACGTTGCGGGTAGTTGTCCCCAAGAAACTTAAGAAAAAGGCGAAGAGCCTTTACGAAGAGCTCCTGGCTTTGGAAGGCGAGGAATAGTGTACAAGAATACTGCCCGAGCGGCGGCAGCGGCGGCGATTACGTTTTTAATGGTCGTTGCGGCCGGTTGTGAGAAAAAGGCCGAACCGGGCGCGGAAATCAACGCCCGGGCCCAGGCGCTGTACGCCGACGGCGATTACGACGCCGCGGTGCGCCTTTACGACGAATTGCTCGTGGATTATCCGGCCTGGGCCGCCGAGAACAAAGTGGCCGAGGCGCGGAAGCAGGCGCAGGCTAAAGTCCTTTTTAATACCGCCCGTAAAGCGGCGCGGTCCGGCCGCTACGAGGAAGCGGGCGACGCTCTCAACGAAGCCCTGGCGCTCGCCCCGGACGACGTCGAGGTGAACTACGGCATCGGCTGGGTTTACGTCGAGCTGGCCTTGCAGTACCAAACGAAGGCCCAAATGACCAGGGGGCCGTCGCGCGTGGACTTCGCGTTGCTCGCCGACGCTCACGCCGACCTCGCCCGGGAGCGCTTCGAGCGCACCGTCAAACTGGGCCCGGAGCACTGGGCCGGTTATCGTGGTATGGCGGTATACCATATGTACCGCGGCGAAAACGAAAAGGTACTTGAGGCGTTGGCTAAAGCGGAGAAATATTCCGAAAAGGCGGAGGATAGAATCGCCGTAACGCGGCTGCGGTTCCGCGCGTACATCGCGGATAAAAAATTCGATAAGGCCAAAGAAACGCTCGACGCTTTAGTAGAAAAATACCCCGCGAGCGGCGAAGCGTACTTCGCGCTCGGCGAATATTACCTCCTCACCGATAAGCCCGATCTCGACGAAGCTGTAAAGGCGTTCGAAGTAGGACTTACCAAGGATTTCGAAGACGAGGGGACGCGAAACCAAATGTACGTGATGCTGTCGCGCTTGCGGATGAGGAACGGGGATTACGACGGCGCGTTGGCCGCGATAAAGTCCGCTCTGGCGACGGACCCTTTTAACGGCGTATTTACGGACGAGTACGCCGTAGCGTGGGGCGCCAAAAAATTGTCCGAGAAGAGGAAGAAGGAGTAATTAATCAATATCCTCGCATATTAGGAGGGCGTATGCGCGTAGCGGCGGTTTTAGCGTCGGCGGCGTGCGCGTTGAGCGCGTTCGGCTTGTACCCCGGCAAGATCGCCTTTACCTCGGACCGCGAAGGGAACCACGAAATATACCTGATGAAGGGCGACGGCTCGGACGTGGTCCGTCTCACCAACGACAAAGGGTACGACGACCAACCGGCCCTTTCCCCGGCGGGCGACCGCGTCGTCTTCGTTAGTAACCGCGACGGCAACCACGAACTCTACCTGGTCGGCGTTGACGGCAAGGGGCTCCGCCGTTTGACCGACACGCCGTACTCGGAGATAGACCCGTCTTTTTCACCCGACGGGCGGTGGATAATATATACGGCGATGGCGCAGGGCGATAAAGATATCTGGCGGTTGAACGTCGAAACCGGCGACACGGAAATATTGGTCGCCGGGGAAGGCGACCAATTCATGGCCCGGATGGCGTCCGACGGCGCGTTGGCGTACGTCGAGGACGGCGGTGACAACGAGGTCATGCTTCTCGAAGACGGCGCCAAGAAGAACTTGACCCTTTCGCCGGGAGTAGATACCATGCCGTCGTTTTCGCCGGACGGCGAAACGGTCTATTACGTTACCAACCGCGGCGGCGATTACGACTTGATGGCGGTAGGCCGCGACGGGTCCGGGACGCGCGAGATGGTCGCGCTGGAGAGCACGGAGGCGCGCGGCGCGCCGTCCCCGGACGGCGCTTATCTGGCGGTAACTTCGGATAAAGACGGGGACCTGGACATATATATTTTTTCGGTGGAAGGCGAGTTGCTCGAGCAACTTACCGTAAACGAAAGCGCCGATTACGAACCTTCCTGGAGCGAATAGGCAGGACGCGGAAATCCCCCTAAGACGGAGGTTTTATGAAAAGGCTTGCCGACATCTTCATCGTAGCCGGGTTTATCGGTTGGGTTATAGCTATCTTGACGCGCCTCGTAAACCGCGACTTCATATTCCCGGCGTTGCAATTGCCGGCGCAAACCTATCTGGACTTCGGCTGGACGTGCTTCATCGTGGCGGCCGTACTGTTGTTGCGCCATATGAGGGATAAATAAAGTGAAGATACTGGTCACGGGCGGCGCGGGTTTCATAGGTTCCCACGTCGCGGAGCGATACCTCGCGTCGGGGTGGGAGGTCGCCGTAGTAGATAACCTCTCGTCCGGGCGGCGGGGCAACGTCCCGGAGGGCGCGGCCTTTTACGAGCTCGATATCCGCGACTTGGAATTCGCCGAGGCCGTGGCGGCGGAGCGGCCCGACGTAATAAGCCATCACGCCGCCCAAATGGACGTCCGCATCTCGACCACGGAGCCGGCCTTCGACGCCGACGTCAACATCGTGGGGTCCATCAAGGTCGTCGAAGCCGCGCTGGCGGCCGGCGTCAAGAAGTTTATTTTCTCCTCGAGCGGCGGCGCCGTCTACGGCGAGCCGGAAGGATTACCCGTTACCGAGGAAACGCCGGCGCGACCTGTTTCCCAATACGGCTGCTCCAAGCTGGCCGTGGAACGGTATCTATATCTATATAACGTCCAACGAGGTTTGGATTACGTCGCGCTGCGGTACCCGAACGTGTACGGGCCGGGGCAGGACCCGCACGGCGAGGCGGGCGTGACCGCCATCTTCGCTTTGAAGATGCTCGACGGCGAGCCTTGCATTATATTCGGCGACGGCACCGAATCGCGCGACTACGTTTATATAGACGACGTCGTGGACGCGCACGCGCTCGCCGCCGACAGCGATTTCAGCGGGATATTATGCGTCGGCTCGAGTAAAGAGACGACGGTCCCCGAAATATTCGACAGCCTTTCGGCGTTGACGGGTAATAAGCTCGAGCCGCGGCGAGAGCCGCTTCGCCCGGGCGAGATCCACCGCATCTGCATCTCGGGCGCGAAGGCCAAAGAAATATTAGGTTGGGCGCCGAAGGTGTCGTTTGAGGAAGGGTTGGCGCGGTTGGTAGAATATGTAAAGGGGAATAGGGAAAGGTACCGATAACTACGCTCGATGGCGAAATGTCGAAGCCGGCCAAAGGGCCGGCTTTTTCCATAATTATCGGCGGGTTTTTAACGGTCCTTCATGACTGAATCGGCGTTAGAACATCACCTGGAACTCGCTCGCGATTACGTCGTTGGACGTGCGGTATTCGTCCTCGAGGATGCGCGTGTAGTCGCCGCGGAACATAAGGTTGCGGCCGAGGAAGTGCAGCGCGAGGCCCGCGGTGTAGCGGTCTTCGGCGATATCGCCCCGCTCGAGGATGGCGGGTTTCCAGCGCTCGTAGCGCGCGTACGGCGCGAAGTCCTGGAAGTAACGCCACGGCAGCGGTTGGGTATACGTCAACGTGCCGAAATAGCCGCGTTCGTACGTATCCTTGTAAACGAAATAGGGTTCCCTGTACTCGTGTGCTCGGATCGGGTAATCGTTGATAAAACGTTGCATATACTCGGCCAGGAATTCGAAACGCCAGGTTGTTAAAGATAAGTCGGCGCCGACGCGGGGCTCCGGAAGGAAGTGAAACTCCCTGGGCTGATATTCACGGTATTTCCACCTGTACTCTTTCGCGTAGAAATACGAGAGGCCGACGTCAAGGTTTTTAAGGCCCGGGACCGGCGCGCCGTAAACCCTACCGGCACCGTTGACCAGGGGACCCTCGCCGTTGAATACGCCTGCCGCGGCGCCGATTTTATAAGGCCAGCGCTCGCGCTCGAGGAGATAGTCGAACCGGACGCCGTAGTTCCTCCCTAGCGCGATTCTGGTGGAGGTTACGGTCCGAGCGTTGCATATAAGATAACCCTCGTACGTCGTGGCCTCGACGCCGAAGGGTACGAAGAAGCGGCCTACCTTGCCTGAAAAACCGGCGGGTAAGGCGGTTCCGATATAAGCTTCCCGCAAGTAAACGCGGTCGTACGTCGTTAGGTAAGGTTTTAGGTCGTAATCGACCTTGTCGAATACCCTGCCGTAAACGCGTAACTCCGCGTCGGAAACGTAGAAATTACTAGAACTGAGGTGGTCGTCGCCGACGTCGTAATAATTATAATAATGGCCGGCTTTTAGGAGAAACCCTAAGTTTACCGTAAGTTGTTCGACGGGTACGTCTACCGCCACGGCGTACGCGGTACCTAT
This region of bacterium genomic DNA includes:
- a CDS encoding DUF5050 domain-containing protein: MRVAAVLASAACALSAFGLYPGKIAFTSDREGNHEIYLMKGDGSDVVRLTNDKGYDDQPALSPAGDRVVFVSNRDGNHELYLVGVDGKGLRRLTDTPYSEIDPSFSPDGRWIIYTAMAQGDKDIWRLNVETGDTEILVAGEGDQFMARMASDGALAYVEDGGDNEVMLLEDGAKKNLTLSPGVDTMPSFSPDGETVYYVTNRGGDYDLMAVGRDGSGTREMVALESTEARGAPSPDGAYLAVTSDKDGDLDIYIFSVEGELLEQLTVNESADYEPSWSE
- the dnaJ gene encoding molecular chaperone DnaJ, with the translated sequence MASRITRDYYEVLGVPRDAPLEEIKRAYRRLALQYHPDRNPSPEATEKFKEASEAFEVLADRDKRRTYDAYGHEGLQGRGYGGIADIDDVFERFFSAGGLFGDLLSDLFGARPTRRRRRPRRGSDLLTSVTLEFEEAARGAVREVEVERLRTCGGCDGTGGVGGKPPEPCPVCHGAGEVVQRHGFFSVGMPCPRCGGEGEVMGEACEKCGGRGVRLERRAIKVDVPAGVDDGMRVRLVGEGESGRYSGPPGDLYVEVRVKPHKIFKRDRDDVLYELEITPPRAALGGDVVVPTLAGEEKVKVRAGSRDGDAIRIKGAGVPRPGTKTVGDQVVTLRVVVPKKLKKKAKSLYEELLALEGEE
- a CDS encoding NAD-dependent epimerase/dehydratase family protein; translation: MKILVTGGAGFIGSHVAERYLASGWEVAVVDNLSSGRRGNVPEGAAFYELDIRDLEFAEAVAAERPDVISHHAAQMDVRISTTEPAFDADVNIVGSIKVVEAALAAGVKKFIFSSSGGAVYGEPEGLPVTEETPARPVSQYGCSKLAVERYLYLYNVQRGLDYVALRYPNVYGPGQDPHGEAGVTAIFALKMLDGEPCIIFGDGTESRDYVYIDDVVDAHALAADSDFSGILCVGSSKETTVPEIFDSLSALTGNKLEPRREPLRPGEIHRICISGAKAKEILGWAPKVSFEEGLARLVEYVKGNRERYR
- a CDS encoding porin, whose protein sequence is MRYLKVIIISTATAIGTAYAVAVDVPVEQLTVNLGFLLKAGHYYNYYDVGDDHLSSSNFYVSDAELRVYGRVFDKVDYDLKPYLTTYDRVYLREAYIGTALPAGFSGKVGRFFVPFGVEATTYEGYLICNARTVTSTRIALGRNYGVRFDYLLERERWPYKIGAAAGVFNGEGPLVNGAGRVYGAPVPGLKNLDVGLSYFYAKEYRWKYREYQPREFHFLPEPRVGADLSLTTWRFEFLAEYMQRFINDYPIRAHEYREPYFVYKDTYERGYFGTLTYTQPLPWRYFQDFAPYARYERWKPAILERGDIAEDRYTAGLALHFLGRNLMFRGDYTRILEDEYRTSNDVIASEFQVMF
- a CDS encoding tetratricopeptide repeat protein yields the protein MYKNTARAAAAAAITFLMVVAAGCEKKAEPGAEINARAQALYADGDYDAAVRLYDELLVDYPAWAAENKVAEARKQAQAKVLFNTARKAARSGRYEEAGDALNEALALAPDDVEVNYGIGWVYVELALQYQTKAQMTRGPSRVDFALLADAHADLARERFERTVKLGPEHWAGYRGMAVYHMYRGENEKVLEALAKAEKYSEKAEDRIAVTRLRFRAYIADKKFDKAKETLDALVEKYPASGEAYFALGEYYLLTDKPDLDEAVKAFEVGLTKDFEDEGTRNQMYVMLSRLRMRNGDYDGALAAIKSALATDPFNGVFTDEYAVAWGAKKLSEKRKKE